In one Planctomycetota bacterium genomic region, the following are encoded:
- a CDS encoding RNA polymerase sigma factor gives MSNTPDDIQLMALVKDGNLDAFRQIMERHQNSLLNFFRRSGADIYRAEDCVQETFIKLYNYRRKYKATAKFTTFLYTLARHSWADECRKNKFRHRDTPYLRYGTPYYSGVPEAKRSGAEDTEAISDSKQDCSDKKLDIEMALGKLSDKLRETIILNVYQGLDYQEIAEVLEIPLGTVKSRMSAAFEELRKILGEDEHE, from the coding sequence ATGAGCAATACGCCTGACGACATCCAATTAATGGCGCTGGTAAAAGACGGCAATCTTGACGCCTTCCGCCAGATTATGGAGCGCCACCAGAATTCCTTACTGAACTTTTTCCGGCGTTCGGGCGCTGATATATATAGGGCCGAAGATTGCGTCCAGGAGACCTTTATAAAGCTCTATAATTACAGGAGGAAATATAAGGCGACTGCTAAGTTTACCACGTTTTTGTATACGCTGGCAAGGCATAGCTGGGCGGATGAATGCAGGAAGAATAAATTCCGCCACAGAGACACCCCCTACCTTCGGTATGGGACTCCCTATTATTCGGGTGTCCCCGAAGCGAAGCGGAGCGGGGCAGAGGACACTGAGGCAATATCGGATTCTAAACAGGATTGTTCGGATAAGAAACTGGATATAGAGATGGCTCTGGGAAAACTATCGGATAAGTTGAGAGAAACAATAATATTAAACGTTTACCAGGGGCTTGATTACCAGGAGATTGCCGAGGTCTTGGAAATCCCACTGGGTACGGTGAAGTCGAGGATGTCTGCGGCGTTTGAGGAGTTAAGAAAAATTTTAGGAGAGGATGAACACGAATGA
- a CDS encoding NADH-quinone oxidoreductase subunit N — protein sequence MNLLESVRYFTPELVLSIEALVILIVVICKGKRMAAPLALMGLVVAFVVLMSIRHNDVVNTLFSGAIALGKFTIFFKAFCIAVTFFTILFSLKSSYKIAPEYYVILLFATVGMCLLVSANDLLMAYVAIETVSISSYILTSFVKGNSKSSEAGLKYVIYGAIASGIMIYGMSLLYGVAGSTNFMAIRQYLSGASTSPLLITITLLILVGFGYKIAAVPFHMWCPDVYEGAPTPITAFLSVGPKAAGFAILIRFLSILFEPSGPTMFNVAFVWQPMLIVISILTMVVGNLGALKQTNLKRLLAYSSIAHCGYMLMGVVLSTREGWEAVILYFVVYFFMNLGAFLVVIAVEEKTGSADIKEYRGLGWRMPLVGIIMAIFLFSLTGLPPLAGFIGKLYIFKAVIEKALLETGWYYLGINVWYWLAVIGAMNSVIALYYYARVIRAMFLETPSEAAGLPSRVSLYYSILLVIFVIPVLALGVYWVPLWNIVKASIGDLIQI from the coding sequence ATGAATTTATTAGAAAGCGTCCGTTACTTTACGCCGGAGCTTGTCCTGTCCATTGAAGCGCTGGTCATCCTTATAGTCGTCATCTGCAAGGGCAAGCGGATGGCGGCGCCGCTTGCCCTGATGGGTTTGGTCGTGGCGTTTGTCGTTTTGATGTCCATCCGGCATAATGACGTCGTAAATACATTGTTTTCCGGTGCTATAGCGTTGGGAAAATTCACCATATTCTTTAAGGCGTTTTGCATCGCGGTAACGTTCTTTACGATTTTATTCTCCTTGAAATCTTCCTATAAAATCGCGCCTGAATATTACGTCATTCTTCTGTTTGCCACGGTCGGGATGTGCCTATTAGTCAGCGCTAATGATTTATTAATGGCTTATGTCGCCATTGAGACAGTCAGTATTTCTTCTTACATCCTGACTTCATTTGTCAAAGGCAACAGCAAGTCGAGCGAGGCCGGTTTGAAATACGTCATTTACGGGGCGATTGCCTCCGGCATAATGATTTACGGTATGTCACTGCTTTATGGGGTTGCCGGAAGCACGAACTTTATGGCAATCAGGCAATATCTCAGCGGCGCTTCAACGAGCCCGCTGTTGATAACGATTACGCTTTTGATATTGGTCGGATTCGGTTACAAAATTGCCGCTGTGCCTTTCCATATGTGGTGTCCGGATGTATACGAAGGCGCTCCCACCCCGATTACCGCTTTCTTGTCGGTCGGGCCCAAGGCGGCAGGTTTTGCCATACTTATCAGGTTTTTATCGATTTTATTCGAACCGTCCGGGCCTACTATGTTTAATGTCGCGTTTGTCTGGCAGCCGATGCTGATTGTAATAAGCATTCTCACCATGGTTGTGGGTAATTTAGGGGCGCTTAAACAGACAAACCTTAAACGCCTGCTCGCATATTCCAGCATTGCCCATTGCGGCTATATGCTGATGGGTGTTGTTTTATCCACGCGGGAAGGATGGGAAGCGGTTATCCTCTATTTCGTGGTGTATTTCTTTATGAATTTAGGGGCGTTTTTGGTGGTTATTGCCGTAGAGGAAAAAACAGGCAGTGCGGATATAAAGGAATATCGCGGGCTTGGCTGGAGGATGCCTTTGGTCGGTATCATTATGGCAATATTCTTATTTTCTTTAACCGGATTGCCTCCGCTGGCCGGATTTATCGGCAAACTGTATATTTTCAAGGCCGTTATAGAAAAAGCCTTGCTTGAGACAGGCTGGTATTATCTGGGAATAAACGTCTGGTATTGGCTTGCCGTAATCGGAGCGATGAACAGCGTTATCGCGTTATATTATTATGCCCGTGTGATTAGAGCCATGTTCCTGGAAACACCGTCCGAGGCGGCTGGATTGCCGTCACGCGTTTCTTTATACTATTCAATCCTCCTGGTCATCTTTGTAATTCCGGTTCTGGCCCTGGGCGTATATTGGGTCCCGCTCTGGAATATCGTCAAGGCGTCAATCGGAGATTTGATACAAATATAA
- a CDS encoding NADH-quinone oxidoreductase subunit M: MLSLLIFLPLMAVPLLLFMPGKWHKAIRWTSIVFTAVQLVLTVYLLTIYKNDATGFQLTEQYKWIPAFNVQYYLGVDGISILMVLLTPLVCFLGLFASWNIQKGVKGYHILYMILNTGMMGVFCALDFFLFYVFWELTLLPMYFLIGVWGGPRREYAAIKFFLYTLLGSVLMLLVMLALYFASTPNTFSIPQLIQNAGMFKGGMWLVGFIGLYIAFAIKIPAFPFHTWLPDAHTEAPTAISVILAAILLKMGVYGILRISIPMLPEAAMSFAIVMAIIGMINIIYGALCTMAQTDLKRMIAYSSISHMGFCLLGIAAACGMKAANAPTESAQMALNGAILQMFNHGCISAMLFLIAGVIYDRAHHRDINGFGGLASRMPLYTAMTSFAFFASMGLPGLSGFISEILVFLGAFKVYTAFTIASVTGVVLTAGYFLWAMQRMFLGLLNEKYADLPEINFREMFTLVPLGLIVIYVGVYATPIINLINGSVVELVKLIK; this comes from the coding sequence ATGTTAAGCCTGTTAATATTCCTGCCGCTCATGGCGGTGCCTCTTCTTCTCTTTATGCCCGGCAAATGGCATAAGGCTATCCGCTGGACATCGATAGTCTTTACGGCCGTCCAGTTGGTTTTGACAGTTTATCTTTTAACCATATATAAAAACGATGCAACCGGTTTCCAGCTTACGGAACAATACAAATGGATTCCGGCTTTTAATGTCCAGTATTATCTGGGAGTTGACGGCATCAGCATTCTCATGGTTCTCTTAACCCCGCTTGTCTGTTTCCTGGGGCTGTTTGCCTCTTGGAATATCCAGAAAGGAGTTAAGGGGTATCACATCCTTTACATGATTCTCAATACCGGCATGATGGGGGTTTTCTGCGCGCTGGACTTTTTTCTCTTTTACGTATTCTGGGAATTGACATTACTGCCGATGTATTTCTTAATCGGCGTCTGGGGCGGTCCGCGCCGTGAATATGCTGCCATCAAGTTTTTCCTCTACACTTTATTAGGAAGCGTCCTGATGCTCTTGGTCATGCTGGCGTTATATTTTGCCTCAACGCCGAATACTTTTTCCATCCCGCAATTGATTCAAAATGCCGGAATGTTCAAAGGCGGAATGTGGCTGGTTGGATTTATCGGATTATACATTGCCTTTGCCATAAAAATACCGGCTTTCCCGTTCCATACGTGGCTGCCGGATGCGCATACCGAAGCGCCTACCGCCATCAGCGTTATCCTGGCGGCAATACTCTTGAAGATGGGCGTTTACGGAATCTTGAGGATTTCAATTCCGATGTTGCCGGAAGCGGCTATGTCTTTTGCCATCGTCATGGCAATCATCGGGATGATAAATATTATCTACGGCGCATTGTGCACCATGGCGCAGACTGATTTGAAGCGCATGATTGCCTATTCCAGCATCAGCCATATGGGTTTTTGCCTCTTGGGCATTGCCGCGGCCTGCGGAATGAAAGCCGCTAATGCGCCGACGGAAAGCGCGCAGATGGCATTAAACGGCGCAATACTTCAGATGTTTAACCACGGTTGTATCAGCGCGATGCTCTTCTTGATAGCCGGTGTTATTTATGACCGGGCGCATCACCGCGATATCAACGGCTTCGGCGGCTTGGCCAGCCGGATGCCTTTGTATACCGCGATGACCTCGTTTGCCTTCTTCGCCTCGATGGGATTACCGGGATTGAGCGGATTCATCAGCGAAATACTGGTTTTCCTGGGCGCATTCAAGGTCTATACCGCATTCACCATCGCCTCGGTTACCGGCGTGGTCTTGACCGCCGGATATTTTCTCTGGGCAATGCAGAGGATGTTCTTGGGCCTCTTGAACGAGAAATACGCGGACTTGCCGGAAATAAACTTCCGCGAGATGTTTACCCTGGTGCCTTTGGGCTTGATAGTTATCTACGTCGGCGTCTATGCCACGCCGATAATTAACCTGATAAACGGCTCGGTTGTCGAGCTGGTAAAATTAATTAAATAG
- a CDS encoding zf-HC2 domain-containing protein, whose amino-acid sequence MKCKWQDEIIAYLQNELDEAPGISFEQHLKGCPDCSKRLDDYRQINQKLKCVPQDTVKGNIQEKVLAAIKSQPSTKPQLRRDNLTHPVPSGHPSQEGIFPQVPSKKRGFRGVFMFSSISSKSSTFLRLVIAAGILLLLGAGIFILSQSREIKPVIQNTPACATADRPANSETITKALDWLANNQDETGKWPAEKWGGDKQYEIALTGLSIMALDGAEPNLRKRYVPNIDKGIKYLIDRQSADGSFGPKFTGTPYNHGIATVCLLENYALSKDNKLKAPVNGALNYISWTQKADGGWGYLASQDELPNTAVSFWSIHALLLANSMDFGDLTPSIKKGFEWLSGISDETGRPGYSKTSEFPYGAETLSAMTAFCYTYGGEKYLPDKEKYRKLFNYLSVETTASNEVNYYRSYFMSYVRHPSMDAWRNNLFATLSKTQCQADILTGSWDPSDKWGEVGGRVYTTALASLSLEATTRGERLKNQFTTR is encoded by the coding sequence ATGAAATGCAAATGGCAAGATGAAATAATCGCTTATCTTCAGAATGAGCTGGATGAGGCACCCGGGATTAGCTTTGAGCAACACCTTAAAGGCTGCCCGGATTGCTCTAAAAGGCTAGATGATTACCGACAAATCAACCAAAAGCTAAAGTGCGTGCCTCAAGATACTGTAAAAGGGAATATTCAGGAAAAGGTGTTGGCGGCTATTAAGTCACAACCTTCAACAAAACCCCAACTTCGTCGGGACAACTTAACACACCCCGTCCCTTCGGGACACCCCTCTCAAGAGGGGATTTTCCCACAAGTCCCCTCTAAAAAGAGGGGATTCAGGGGTGTGTTTATGTTTTCCTCTATCTCAAGCAAATCGTCAACATTTTTACGTTTGGTAATCGCGGCCGGTATTTTACTTCTGCTGGGCGCAGGGATTTTTATCTTAAGCCAATCACGGGAAATAAAACCCGTTATCCAAAACACCCCTGCCTGTGCTACGGCAGACAGGCCTGCCAATAGCGAAACCATCACCAAGGCATTGGACTGGCTGGCTAACAATCAGGACGAAACGGGCAAGTGGCCCGCGGAGAAATGGGGAGGCGATAAGCAATACGAAATCGCCCTGACTGGGCTTTCAATCATGGCATTGGACGGAGCCGAGCCCAACTTAAGAAAGAGATACGTTCCTAATATCGATAAAGGAATAAAATACCTGATTGACCGGCAGTCAGCGGATGGAAGCTTCGGACCAAAGTTTACCGGGACGCCTTATAACCACGGCATCGCCACGGTCTGTCTCTTGGAAAACTACGCCCTGAGTAAAGATAATAAATTAAAAGCTCCTGTTAATGGAGCGCTAAACTATATCTCATGGACTCAAAAAGCAGACGGCGGCTGGGGATATCTGGCAAGCCAGGACGAACTGCCCAATACGGCTGTTTCTTTCTGGTCTATCCATGCGTTGCTCCTGGCTAATTCCATGGACTTCGGCGATTTAACGCCCTCAATCAAAAAGGGATTCGAGTGGCTCTCCGGCATCTCGGATGAGACAGGCCGGCCGGGCTACAGCAAGACATCAGAATTCCCATACGGCGCTGAGACGCTTTCGGCGATGACGGCTTTCTGCTACACTTACGGAGGGGAGAAGTATTTGCCGGATAAAGAGAAATACCGGAAGCTATTCAATTACCTGTCAGTTGAAACGACCGCGTCAAACGAAGTGAATTATTACCGCTCGTATTTCATGTCATACGTCCGGCATCCGTCCATGGATGCGTGGCGCAATAACCTCTTTGCCACTTTGTCCAAAACGCAATGCCAGGCCGATATTTTAACAGGCAGTTGGGACCCATCGGATAAATGGGGCGAGGTGGGCGGCAGGGTTTATACGACAGCCTTGGCATCGCTTTCGCTTGAGGCAACGACGCGGGGAGAACGGCTGAAGAACCAGTTCACTACAAGGTAA
- a CDS encoding TonB-dependent receptor, with product MKHVFLGALCAFVVITPCIPVALADDSETIGVKREEADEIIVTASRHEEKVLESPYIAEVISAEEIQNQQMSRTTPEIFSSDPSITVQKTSQGQGAPFLRGFTGFRTLFMIDGVRLNNSAFRDGPNEYWNTVDSFTIGQLEIVKGPSSVLYGSDSIGGAVNALTPVPEKDGWHGRMVQRYSSADKSAVTRLESSYTVNKSLSFIAGASGKDFGDLAGGRYVGLQPETGYRENDYDIRLDYKLSSVDKLVLVYQKVTQPDAWRTHSTVYGISWRGTAIGTDKERSLDHARELFYVQYHKDEAGWMGDKAKFSFSYQAQDEEQFRLRSNDKIETQGFTIGTAGFFAQAECKSSLGYLSYGVEFYRDNANSFARNYKSDGTLESIGIQGSIADNATYDMGGVYIQDEYALTQKMTVTAGTRYTKVDVSADKGYDPNTKKQISLEDNWSSLVGNLRLAYLANENWNIFGGVSQGFRAPNLSDLSRLDIALSNEIEMPSPGLKPEYFTTIETGAKARYETFSVQGAVFHTNIKDMIVRYPTGNVVSGKNEVQKANIGDGFIYGGELSGKYEIDNQWSIFAGAGCQRGAVDTYPTSALVKEEKPMSKIPPPAFTFGGRWENVDSKTWLEGMVKIADRQDRLSPLDKLDTQRIPPDGTPGYTIYNLKGGTRLNKYFNISAGVENITGRDYRIHGSGNNESGTNFIVTIEGLF from the coding sequence ATGAAGCATGTATTTCTTGGTGCCCTTTGCGCCTTTGTGGTGATAACTCCTTGTATTCCGGTTGCCTTAGCTGATGATTCAGAAACTATAGGGGTCAAACGCGAGGAAGCCGATGAGATAATCGTGACCGCCTCGCGCCATGAGGAGAAGGTTTTGGAGTCGCCTTATATCGCTGAGGTTATTAGCGCAGAGGAAATCCAGAACCAACAGATGAGCCGGACGACCCCCGAAATATTTTCATCCGACCCCTCAATCACCGTCCAGAAGACCTCGCAGGGGCAGGGCGCCCCGTTCCTGCGCGGGTTTACCGGCTTCCGCACCCTTTTTATGATAGACGGTGTCCGTTTGAATAACTCCGCCTTCCGCGATGGGCCGAATGAATATTGGAATACGGTTGATTCTTTTACCATCGGACAACTGGAAATAGTCAAAGGCCCTTCTTCCGTCCTTTACGGGAGCGATTCAATCGGCGGCGCGGTCAATGCCCTGACTCCCGTCCCAGAGAAAGATGGATGGCATGGCCGGATGGTTCAGCGTTATTCAAGTGCGGATAAATCAGCCGTAACAAGATTGGAATCGTCATACACAGTCAATAAATCGTTGTCGTTTATTGCCGGAGCTTCAGGCAAGGATTTTGGCGACCTCGCCGGAGGCAGGTATGTCGGTTTACAACCCGAAACAGGCTATCGGGAAAATGATTATGATATCAGGCTGGATTATAAATTATCTTCAGTCGATAAGCTGGTCCTGGTTTACCAAAAGGTTACCCAGCCGGATGCCTGGCGCACGCATTCGACCGTTTACGGCATATCATGGCGTGGGACAGCCATCGGAACGGATAAGGAGCGTTCATTGGACCATGCCAGAGAGCTTTTTTACGTCCAATATCATAAGGATGAAGCCGGCTGGATGGGAGACAAGGCGAAATTCAGCTTTTCTTACCAGGCGCAGGATGAGGAGCAGTTCCGCCTGCGTTCCAATGATAAAATAGAGACGCAGGGCTTTACCATCGGCACAGCCGGGTTCTTTGCGCAGGCTGAATGTAAGTCTTCTTTGGGTTACCTCAGTTACGGCGTGGAGTTTTACCGCGACAACGCCAATTCCTTTGCCCGAAATTACAAATCCGACGGTACATTGGAATCGATTGGAATCCAGGGCTCAATCGCGGATAACGCCACGTATGATATGGGCGGCGTTTATATCCAGGATGAATACGCGCTGACGCAAAAGATGACAGTGACCGCCGGCACGCGTTATACCAAGGTTGATGTCTCTGCGGATAAGGGTTACGACCCGAATACAAAGAAGCAGATTTCCCTGGAAGATAACTGGAGCAGTTTGGTGGGTAATTTGCGCCTGGCATACTTAGCGAATGAGAATTGGAATATATTCGGCGGTGTTTCCCAGGGGTTCAGGGCGCCGAACCTTTCCGACCTGTCACGGCTGGATATCGCGCTTTCCAATGAGATAGAAATGCCTTCTCCCGGATTGAAGCCGGAATATTTTACCACCATAGAAACCGGAGCCAAGGCAAGATACGAAACATTCAGCGTACAAGGCGCGGTTTTCCATACCAATATCAAGGATATGATTGTCCGTTATCCGACCGGTAATGTCGTCAGCGGCAAGAACGAGGTGCAAAAAGCGAATATCGGGGACGGCTTTATTTACGGCGGCGAATTAAGCGGGAAATACGAGATAGATAACCAGTGGAGTATTTTTGCCGGCGCCGGTTGCCAGAGAGGCGCGGTGGATACTTATCCGACCTCGGCCTTGGTTAAAGAAGAAAAACCCATGTCCAAAATACCGCCTCCGGCATTTACCTTTGGCGGCCGATGGGAAAATGTTGATAGTAAAACATGGCTTGAAGGCATGGTTAAGATAGCCGACCGGCAGGATAGATTATCTCCTTTGGATAAACTGGATACGCAAAGAATACCACCGGACGGCACGCCCGGCTACACGATTTATAATCTTAAAGGAGGAACCAGGCTAAATAAATACTTTAATATCTCGGCGGGGGTGGAAAATATTACCGGCCGTGATTACCGCATTCATGGTTCCGGCAACAAC